ATGCAGGAAGAGGTGTGTTTTGTTTTAATACAACTAGCTCGCACCAAGTCGCCCCGTACTTTGTATATTTTGGATCGTCTGCTACTCATGTCATGTTATGGCAACGGTGAGCCTTACCTCCCAAATGACGCCCTTTGCTTCCTTTCTAAGTGAGGAGTGAGCCGCTGTTTTTCCCCTCTGGCCGCGTCGTAAAATACACTGCACGGTGGAAATTTTGGTTGAACACCAAAAAGCTGTTCTAAATTCATACGCTATAAGCAAAAAAGGCAACGTTCTTCTTCTCATACGACTCTTGTAGCATACACGCTACCAGTCAGCAGCGAGGAAGCCGACTACCACGCGACCTTGCTTCAAACAACGCTCTTGCGTGCCTCATGCTATACACATGTTGTCAGTGCGCTGATTAAGCCAATGCGCACGGccgttaaaataataataataattggcttttttgaggaaggaaatgcgcagtatctgtctcatttatcgttgggcacctgaaccgcgccgtaaggtaagggataaaggagggagtgaaagaagaaaggaagagagaggtgccgtagtggagggctccggaataatttcgaccacctggggatctttaacgtgcactgacatcgcacagcacacgggcgccttagcgtttttcctccataaaaacgcagccgccgcggtcgggttcgaacccgggaactccggatcagtagccgagcgccctaaccactgagccaccgcggcgggtgccgttaaaagggaccctgaaatgatttcgatggtcATGTTCCATTGCAGCAAATCTATACAGGTGGTCTTTGTGAATATTTGAGTCAAATTTAAAACCTCTGCGTGGGCCTTACAATTTACaaatcatttttaaaaattgctgctcgCAATCTACTAGACCGAAACTTCACCACACGTTCTTAGCCACCTTACCCTGATGACGTTGATGGGCAATCTGTGCAAGCCTTCTCATTAGGCTTGCCTAATTGATGTGGGCGGGATGGGGCAAGGCGAGGTTATGTCCCGACCTGCTCTCTTTATTTGTTTCATAATGTCGTATACCATTTGGGTTGTCACGGCGAAACCCGGGCGACGTCCGAGACGACCAAATTTCCTGATTAGTTGAGACAGTGCTGACGTCACTGGTGTCGTGTGACCACCAAGGACCAAACACAGcacaccgccaaatttgaaaatccatcACCACCGGAGAAACTAGAGACGCTGCGACGCTATCGACATCGCTACCGCGGAGAGGGCAAACGCAGTAGGGGGCGTCCGAGGGTCAGGTGGGCGGAGGAAGTAATAAACAAAAACACTTTATGGCCGCCCGCAGGAATCGAgcccgcggcggcgcaaacagatcaacTTCGCTGTCAACTCCATTAGACCACACTTGCGATCGCCGCCGCCGAACATCCCGCGTGTTTAATTGCCAGTATCTCGATCTGTGCTTCGAATTTCTTCGTCATCACCAGCCTCCATTCGTGCGCAAGTCAGTTCAAAACCAAGGGCGACGGGCACCTGCACGAACAAAGCCCAAATTCGAACTCTTAGCCGAAAATTTGGACGGTACAATAGCGGAGGAGAAAAGGGGCGACGGCCCCCGCGTCACTGGGCGACTGCTCCTGGATGAGTATGGCCGTGCGTCCGAGAGCTCCAGCCACAAGTGTTCGTAATGGATCCAGAACAAACCGCTTCCCCATTGCACCCTTTTTTTTCGAAATCGGTTTCCGTACAGCGCCCATCCTTGTCTTATATGTCTTCTATAGCATGGAAATTTTCTTTACGCTGCAGTTATATCTCTAAGAAAGCAAACCAACTTTCCCCAAAACTCTTCTTGGATATATTTATtccatattttttatttttggacAGTGATGTGGAAGGAGAGAAGGCATTAGCCAATCAGCGCTCAATAAATTGACAGGCGTCACCCGGGTGGCCCCCCTCCGAATGTTCGAAAATAGGCGCCCTCACCTGACGTGTATATACCCTCTGACAGCACGTGCATGAAATGTGTGCTTGGCCTTACTCGACCGCCTTCGTTTCGTTCTGCTTACTCTCCGACTGCGCCTGTGACTTATTTACCGATGGGGGCCTTCTTTCCTTTTGCTTGCTCCTTCCCTGCAGGGAGCGAAAATAAGTCAACTGGCGCAATCCCCTGCCTATGAACGTTCTTAACTATTTACCAGCAACGCCTCTGAAACGTTGCATTTCTCCTTTTAAGCTGTCATATCCAAGTGCGGGAGCCCGCGTGCATATACAAACTGGTTTACTAGCGCATGCGTCCCACTGTCCTGGATGGCCGCCGCAGCAGCATGGCGCAAGTCATACGGCTCTCGGCATATGCCCAGAACTGCATGGGTTTAATGCGCCCTGTTGTGTTTCATAAACTTAAGAGTATTGTGGCACCACATAATAGTGTGAACGGACAGTGTATTAGCGACGTCGATTGAATGGGCGAGCGGTGACGTTCGACGCCTTTACTTGAAGGCGCTGGGACTGGCTGGCGGACGGGTCGGTGCGGGAGAGCGGGCTGTTAGTCTCACAGCGATCCGGTCTGCCACGTTTTTGTCGTTCTTGGCCGCCTGCTTCATCTGGCACATTCAAGTAGTGACGTTGTTTGTATGCGCTTTGCTTTTTTCCGCAATTTGCGCCGACTTTCTTGAAACAGGCAGTGCTCAGATGGAGTCCGGCATCCTTGGAGAGGTCCATGGTTACCGCCATTATTAAAAAGCTAGCGATACAGCGTTAACTCTGGCTTTTGCGGTTATCTCCGCAAGTTTAGGCGCTGGCCGTTGGAACATTTTCTTTATTTAAGCCTGCTATGTATTTTATTAATATCCCCGAGAGAAGCATTGATTTGGGAAGCTTGTCGCGCCGCCACGCGGTGCAGTTCTTTTCCAACAAATTCTATTTCCACCAAGGGACGCATGTTGCGATCGGACATTGAGACACGTTCTCTGCGGGCCGTCGCGTTCCACTGATAAGGACACGACATAATCGGCCGATTCTTCGGTGCACATACAAAACTGCATCTGCCCCCGCCACCTGTCTCACCCATTGTGTACGCAGGACACCGAGTCTTCGTCGCCTCCAGGATCCCCTCCCGAGGGGGTAAAGAAGGCGCCAGGATGCTCGTGGCGCGACCAGTGGCGCATCGGGGCGCTCATGGGCGCCTCGGTGGTGTCCCTCTACTGCTGCGTCTTCTGGCTCATCTACGCGCTCTCCATGGAGGGCGGCCGACGGCCGGGGCTCTTCCTCTCGGCCACCTGCCTGCTGCTGCTCGTAGCCCTGGGCGTCACGCTGCTCTCCATCCGGAAGCTGTGCGACCTGCTGTCGCCGGCGCCGGTGCCCGTCTGACCCAGCCCGGACCCGCCGCCTAGCGGGGGTGTGCTGTCCGACGACAGCGCCGTCTGAGTGTCCCCTGGCGGCGCGGGCACGATGTCAGTAGGATTCTGCGGTGCACGCGCTGCCCGAGGTCGAAGGAGCGATGTCTGTCCGAGCACGATGCAAGCGCCAAGCTCCGAGTTTTCATCGGCTGGACGCGGAGCCATCGTCTTTCTTGCGGAGTGCTCTGAACGCGCCTTTTCCGTTCTGGTGGCGTTATAGAATGACGGGCATTCGGTGCTTATGGTGGTTGGCAGATCCTCAAGCACATGCGCATGCCGCGGCCTTTCCTCGGGATTTTTGACACCACGACATCACAGGCCCCGACCTTATGGAGTTTCTAGGGCGTTGCTAAGTACTCGGTTTCTGTGACAATGACAGCAAGTGCTCTGTAAAAGTAGGTACTTCTTGAAACAGGAAGGATAACCACAAAATATAACACCGGAGTGCAGCAGAAGCGCATGCTATAAGCACGCACCAGCACAATTCAAGTCTTGCGGGAGACCAAGATAGTAGCACTCATATGTGCGACTTGGAGCCCCGGAGTACCGCAGTCTACCTAGAATCGCTTCATTGGAATCAGCGAGCCACCTAACTTTAAGCACCGAAGGAATGTTCTGCACCTCAATACCCTTTTCACAGACAGCAAAGTGCACCGCGTCAGGCCTGCAGCAATACCTGGACCACCCGTAAGTGGTCATCGTGGACGCTTCCAGTGCTATGTCACGGAACAGGAGTGTATACGGCTCAGTCTCGCGTCCTTCAAGGAGTGCCTCAACATTTCCTCAAGCCTCCAAGTGCGAGCCACGGGTGACGGTGACGGCACTGGGAATTGTGTAATTTCTCGACTCTCTCTAGTGAGCAGGAAACTTTGGTCCTTGTGAGTGACTGCGTAAGTTTTTCGCTGGCGGCTCAACGCAAGACAGAGATTCGCCAAAAGTACCTTGCTCGTGTACGGGCTTTGAACTTGACGTGTTATAACCTGCCTTATATATACCTGACCTTACGACGGCGAGTTGCTGTTATTCGAGCGTCGTGCAAATTTTAAATTTCTCACTGAGAGGCACGCCACCCCGCGATGTAGTTAGGTTTCTTTAAGCATGCATGCGTCTTTAATACCATACTAGGTCACTGTTCGCGCAGGTA
The Amblyomma americanum isolate KBUSLIRL-KWMA chromosome 3, ASM5285725v1, whole genome shotgun sequence genome window above contains:
- the LOC144126043 gene encoding uncharacterized protein LOC144126043 — protein: MVTPLPEAPTLVLIDGSCALLSRQDTESSSPPGSPPEGVKKAPGCSWRDQWRIGALMGASVVSLYCCVFWLIYALSMEGGRRPGLFLSATCLLLLVALGVTLLSIRKLCDLLSPAPVPV